The genomic DNA TTCATGATGGTCGCGGCCGTATTCTACGGCCTCTCGACTTTCGAGGGCTCGTTCATGGCCGTGCGCGCGGTCAACTCGCTTTCGCATTACACCGACTGGACCGTCGGACACGTCCACGCGGGTGCCATGGGTTGGGTCGCACTGATCTCTTTCGGATCGATCTACGCGGTCGTACCGGTGCTCTGGCGAAAGGAGACGATGTACAGCTGGAAGCTGGTTGAATGGCACTTCTGGCTCGCCCTCTCGGGGACCGTCGTCTACGTCTTCGCGATGTGGAACAGCGGCATCACCCAGGGGCTGATGTGGCGCACCTACACCGAGAGCGGGACGCTCGCCTATTCCTTCACCGACACACTGGTCGCGATGCACCCCTACTACATCGCCCGCACCATCGGCGGGGCGATGTTCCTCGCAGGGGCGGTGATCGGGGCGTTCAATGTCGTGATGACGATCCGCAATGTCAGCACCGAGACACCGCAACTCGACTATCCGACCGGATCGGAATCGAACGAACCGGCCGTTCCGGCGGCGGAGTAGACCCATGTTCAAGACACTGCTCAAACCCTTCGCCCGCTTCTTCGAGTTTCACGCAAGAACGCATTACCGCGCCGAGCGTCATTCGATGGGCCTGACGGCCGGTATCATCCTTGCCGCCGGGGTCGGCGGCTTCATCGAGATCGCGCCGCTCTTCACCATCGACGACACGGTCGAGGCCGACCCGGACATGCGGCTTTACACACCGCTCGAACAGGCGGGGCGCGACATCTATATCCGCGAGGGCTGCTATGCCTGCCACAGCCAGATGATCCGCACGCTTCAGGACGAGGTGGATCGCTACGGCCCCTACTCGCTGGCGGTCGAAAGCCAGTACGATCACCCGATGCTCTGGGGGTCGAAGCGCACCGGTCCCGATCTGGCTCGCGTGGGCGAGAGGTATTCGGACGATTGGCAGGTGCGCCACCTCGTCGATCCACGCGCGCTGGTGCCGGAATCGGTGATGCCGCAATATGCGTTCCTGCTCGACACACCGCTCGAAACCGACAGCCTGCCCGATCGTCTTGCCGCCCTGCGGGCCGTAGGCGTGCCCTATACCGACGAACAGATCGCGAATGCCGAAACCGATGCGCTTGGCCAGGCGCTGCCCGACACCGACCGTGCCGACGGCGTTTTCGACCGCTACGGAGAAGAAACGAACGTGCGGACCTTCGACGGTCGTCGTGACCGGCTGACCGAAATGGATGCGCTAGTTGCGTATCTGCAAATCCTCGGTGGCCTGACGGACCTGCCCGCCGAAACGCAACCGCTACGAGGGGAGTGACATGGAACTGACCTACGAGGCGACGTCCGCTTTCGCCAAATCCTTCGGCCTGATCTATCTGATCGCGCTGTCGATCGGAATCACCGCCTATGCCTTCTGGCCATCGCTGGGCAAACGGTTCGACAGGGCCGCGAAAAGCGTGCTGAACGATGAGGACGGCCCATGTCGGTAAAGAAGCGCGATCCGCTGACCGGGCATGAGACGACCGGCCACGAATGGGACGGGATCACCGAATTGAATACCCGCGTGCCGCGAGCAATCTGGTGGGCCGTGGGGATCAGTCACGTGTGGGCGCTGATCTACTGGGTACTGATGCCCGCGTGGCCCCTGGTCACGACCTACACCAAGGGCCTGCTGGGCTATGACGATCAGGCCCGTGTGGAAAGTCAGGTCGTTGCGGCCAATTCCGAACGCGCCGCATGGACCCGGGCCCTCGCCACGCTTCCTGCGGAGGAAATCCGGTCAGATTCCGTCCTGATGGCGCATGTCGAGCGGACCGCGCCCGCCCTCTATGGAGATAATTGCGCCGGCTGCCACGGAAGAGACGCGGCAGGCGGACCGGGTTTCCCGAGCCTTGTGGACGACGCATGGCTATGGGGCGGCGATGCGGACACGATCATGGAGACCCTGCGCGTCGGGATCAACGCGCCACATCTCGAAAGCCGCTGGGCGCAGATGCTGGCCTTCGGTGAAACCGGCATCCTGACCCGACCGCAGATTCGCACCGTCGTCGACTACGTGCAGTCCCTCTCTGGGCTTGAAACGGAAGCTGCCGCCGAGCGTCTGGCCGAAGGGGAGACGATCTTTGCCGAGAACTGCGCGAGTTGTCATGATGAAAACGCCCAAGGGATTCAGGAACTCGGCGCGCCCGACCTGACCGACGACTTCTGGATTTACGGTGGGGACGACGCGTCGATGTTCACGACGATCAATCTCGGTCGGCAGGGTTGGATGCCCGCGTGGGACGAACGGCTGACGCTGGCCGATCGCATGGCACTCACGCTCTACATCCAGAATCTCGGCGCGGAGAAAACAGAATGACCCGCACGCGCTTCCTTGCTGTCGGCTCCGCCGGACTTCTCGTTGTTGGCTTCGCCGCTGCCAACGCACATCTCGTCACCGTTGCCATCGGCTCCCAACCCGATTGCGTCCTAGATACCTCGTACCAGGAAGGCGCTGCGCCGCGCGCTGCGAAACCATCATGCTAAGCGACCGCACCGATCCGCCGCCGCCCGACAATCCCCATGCCGGGGGCACGATCCCCAAGGTAGTCCCGCCCTTGCCACGCAAGAACCAGCGCGCGCGCAAGCTGCCATGGCGAACGGCCTTTGCCTGGCTCAGCGCGGGCTGGTCCGATCTGTGGACCAATCCGCTGCCCAGCCTCCTCTACGGCGTGGGCTTGTTCGCCGTCTCGCTGCTTGTCGTCCTGGCTTTGTTCCAGTTCCGCTACGAATATGCGCTCTTTCCAGCACTTGCGGGTTTTATGGTCCTCGGCCCGTTGATAGCGAACGGTCTCTACGAGAAAAGCCGCCGGTTGGAAAAGGACGAGCGCATCGGCCTTGCCGGAATGTTCTTTGTGAAGCCCCGTTCCGGTTATCAGGCCCTCTTCATGGGCGTCATGTTGCTCGGGCTGTTCCTGCTATGGCTCAGGGCGGCGGTGCTGATTTACGCGCTCTTCTTCGGGATGGTTCCGTTCCCCGGCACCGACGAATTGATCCCGATGCTCTTCCTGACCCCGACCGGATGGGCACTTTTGCTGGCGGGCAGCGTCGTCGGCGCCCTTTTCGCAGCCTTCGCCTTCGCGATCAGCGTTTTCGCCGTCCCGATGCTGCTGACCGAGCGAACGGACGCCCTTTCGGCCATGGGCATCAGCATGGCGATGGTCTGGGCCAACCTGCCGGTGATGCTGGCCTGGGGCGCGGTTGTGCTGATCCTGTTCCTCATCTCGATCGCCACGGCGTTCATCGGGCTGATCGTGGTTTTCCCGGTTCTCGGTCACGCCACTTGGCATGCCTATCGCGCTATTCGTACGGAAGAGCGGCAGGAAGGCGATAGCGAGCGCATGTTCATCCGCCCAGCCTAATTCATCAGGGATCAGGTACTACCAGCCGACAATACTGACTTTGTAGACTCAGTTGAATCGGCAATAAACGACCGTTTTAGGCCGCGCAGACCTCAGCCCTGTTTTCCGCCGATAGAATATTCCGAACCGTGGTCGCGTGCCACTTTCCGCCCCGTGCGGTTTTGATCCCGCGTGCGTTCAGTTCCGCCGCGATCTGGCGAAGGGATGCGCCCCCTGCCCTGATTTGCTCGACCACCGGTAACACGTTCTCAGCATGGGCCAGCGCCCGCGCCTTGTTCACCGCCGCACCCTTGCGTGCCGCCTGACGCTGTTCAGAAGCCCTCTCAGGGATAGACCAGCCCAGTTTGACCCCCCGCGCCTTTGCCGCTGCCAGCGCCGCCTTGGTGCGCTCTGAGATTGCGCGGCCCTCCTGTTCCGCGACTGCGGCCATGATGTGCAGCACGAAACGGTTGGCCTCAGGCATATCCGCTGCCGTAACCTCGACCCCGCTTTCCAGAAGGTTCGCAATGAAGGCGACATTGCGGGCGAGACGGTCCAGCTTGGCAATGAGCAACACGGCCCCTGCCCGCTTCGCCGCTGCCAGCGCACGCGCCAACTCAGGGCGATCTGCCCGCTTGCCACTTTCGACCTCGACAAACTCTGCCACGACCTCGCCCCGATCCAGGACGTGCGCCGCAACCGCCGCGCGCTGCGCTTCCAGCCCCAAGCCGCTCTGGCCCTGACGTTCTGTTGATACGCGAAGATAGGTAACGAATTGCATGGCTCACCTCGACGTTTCTTTGCACACGAACAGATCGCCGTATTCGGCTTTCTGTTCGCAGTTCAGCCCACACTCATAATCCCCGGAACTTGCCCACCCAGATAAAACCAACTTGTCCTGAGCAGCTTCCCGGCATTCCTCCAAGCTTGAGAAAACGCCTATCTCGATATGCTGAGTTAGGTCCGCCTTGTTCGGGTAGACAAACCCCATCCATTCTTGCTTCCAGCAGGCGGTTAAGGCTGCTGCCGCTCCTACCGGTAGTGCCCCGGGGGATGGTGTAAGAGCGCCGACCTTCGGAGAGGTCCAAAGCTGATCAGGTCGCCACGGCGGACAGCCTGATGTCGGGATTGTCGGTGACGCGCGCGAGGCTTTCAAGAGACATATATCTCCGCGCAACCGTCCATTCGTCATTGGTTTCAAGCATCAGCGCGCCGACGAGCCGGATGATTGCCTCGTCGTTCGGGAAGATGCCGATGACGTCAGACCTGCGCTTGATCTCCCGGTTCACCCGCTCCAGTGGATTTGTCGACGCGATCTGAGCCCAGTGCTCGCGGGGAAAATCCATGTAGGCGAGCACGTCGTCGCGCGAGACGTCCATGAGGGTGCCGAGCCTCGCCTGCTTCTCGCGCAGTGCGTCCGCGACGACCTCCCATTGGGCTTCGGCATCCGCCTTGTTTTCCTGGGCGAAGATCGTCTTCAGCATGGCTGCCACAGCCGTGCGCTGCTTGGTCGGAGCATGGGCGAGCGCGTTGCGCATCCAGTGAACGCGACAGCGCTGGTGCGTTGCATCGAACACTCGCCGCGCAGCAGCCCGCAGCCCCTTGTGGTCATCGGCTACGACCAGCTTCACACCGCGCAGGCCACGGTCTGCGAGAGAGCGCAGGAAGTCGGTCCAGAACGTTTCTGCTTCGGAAGGACCGGTGGCGACGCCGAGAACCTCGCGCTTGCCGTCCTCGTTGACCGCGACGGCGATTATCACAGCGCGGCTGACGATCCGTCCGCCCTCACGCACCTTCACGTAGGTCGCGTCGAGCCAGAGATACGGCCAGGCTCCTTCCAGCGGGCGAGAGAGGAAGGCGTTCACCCGCTCGTCGATTTCGACGCAGAGGCGACTGACCTGGCTCTTCGACATGCCGCCCGCGCCCATGGCCTTCACCAGATCGTCCACGGAGCGCGTGGAAACACCTTGGACGTAGGCCTCCTGAATCACCGCCACGAGCGCCTTCTCGGCTGTGCGGCGCGGCTCCAGGAAGCTGGGCAGGTAGCTCCCTTTTCTCAGTTTCGGGATCTCCAGCGCGATCCGCCCGGCACGGGTGTCCCAGTCCCGGTCCCGGTAGCCGTTCCGCTGAACCTCCCGCAGGGGCGAACGTGCGCCCTTCGCGGCGCCGGTTCGCTCTTCTACCTCCGCTTCCATGATCCGCTCGGCCGCGAAGGCCAGCATCTCGCGGACGAGGTCGCCGTCAGCCTGCTTCTCAACCAGCTCGATCAGCGTCATTCTGTCGTCGGTCATCGTCATCTCCGTTCTTGGTTCAAGGTCTCGCAACCCGAACCTGCCCGAAGATCGACGATGGCCGCCAGCGTCACACCCGGCCGCGCGCTGCGCTACGCCAGGGGCTCCGCGCGCGGCCTCCTACACCAACCGGTGGGGCACTACCTGCGTCCTCACAAGCCCCAGAAATGAGGGTCAGACCTTGGCGGGATATGGCGGTTGTATACGCCTTTTGTCCTACCTCCCAACTGGGGGAAAAAATGATGGGGGTGAAAATGGCAGGAAATAAGGGCTCTATGTTCACCCCCTAGTCAGTTCGAGAAACCCTTGTTTTCCAAGGGTGTAATCAGTTTTAGGTGTGAAGATAGAAAACGCCCCGGATTGACCGCTTCAAAGGCGCTTTTCCCGGTGCCTCAGAACGCCCCAAACCGCCCCGATAAATGGGGTCGGTTCGGCTTGGGGCTTTTCCGTTATCAAGGAAAGGCCAGACCCGGTTTTGGGTAGGTCTCAGGCGGTCCCGGATCAGGCCGCTACAAGCGGCTCAATGTCCGAGACATCGACAGTCTTGCGGGCAGAGGCCATGTCAAAATTCGCCTGCATGTTGATCCAAAATTCAGGGGTTGTCCCAAGAGCCTTGGACAGACGCAGAGCGGTGTCAGGGGTCACGGCGGTTTGTTCCTTCACCAGCCGTTCTACGCGCGTGCGCGGCACGCCGATCACCTTGGCCAGGCCAATCGCAGAAACGCCAAGCGGCTCAAGAAATTCGTGCTTGAGGATTTCGCCGGGGTGGCAGGGGTCGGTCATAAGTCCCATAGCATTTCCTTTCAGTGGTAGTCCGTAAACTCAACATCAGCAGGACCGCTTTCGGTCCAGACGAAACAGAAGCGCCATTGGTCATTCACCCGGATCGAGTGTTGCCCCTTTCGGTCGCCTTGCAGCGCCTCAAGCCGGTTGGCTGGTGGCACGCGCAAATCCTCAAGTTTGCTCGCCGCATCGAGCATGGTCAGCTTTCGACGGGCAACTTTCATGATACCGGCGGGGAAGCCTTTACCGGC from Paracoccus sediminicola includes the following:
- the ccoO gene encoding cytochrome-c oxidase, cbb3-type subunit II encodes the protein MFKTLLKPFARFFEFHARTHYRAERHSMGLTAGIILAAGVGGFIEIAPLFTIDDTVEADPDMRLYTPLEQAGRDIYIREGCYACHSQMIRTLQDEVDRYGPYSLAVESQYDHPMLWGSKRTGPDLARVGERYSDDWQVRHLVDPRALVPESVMPQYAFLLDTPLETDSLPDRLAALRAVGVPYTDEQIANAETDALGQALPDTDRADGVFDRYGEETNVRTFDGRRDRLTEMDALVAYLQILGGLTDLPAETQPLRGE
- a CDS encoding cbb3-type cytochrome c oxidase subunit 3 encodes the protein MELTYEATSAFAKSFGLIYLIALSIGITAYAFWPSLGKRFDRAAKSVLNDEDGPCR
- the ccoP gene encoding cytochrome-c oxidase, cbb3-type subunit III gives rise to the protein MSVKKRDPLTGHETTGHEWDGITELNTRVPRAIWWAVGISHVWALIYWVLMPAWPLVTTYTKGLLGYDDQARVESQVVAANSERAAWTRALATLPAEEIRSDSVLMAHVERTAPALYGDNCAGCHGRDAAGGPGFPSLVDDAWLWGGDADTIMETLRVGINAPHLESRWAQMLAFGETGILTRPQIRTVVDYVQSLSGLETEAAAERLAEGETIFAENCASCHDENAQGIQELGAPDLTDDFWIYGGDDASMFTTINLGRQGWMPAWDERLTLADRMALTLYIQNLGAEKTE
- a CDS encoding DUF2189 domain-containing protein: MLSDRTDPPPPDNPHAGGTIPKVVPPLPRKNQRARKLPWRTAFAWLSAGWSDLWTNPLPSLLYGVGLFAVSLLVVLALFQFRYEYALFPALAGFMVLGPLIANGLYEKSRRLEKDERIGLAGMFFVKPRSGYQALFMGVMLLGLFLLWLRAAVLIYALFFGMVPFPGTDELIPMLFLTPTGWALLLAGSVVGALFAAFAFAISVFAVPMLLTERTDALSAMGISMAMVWANLPVMLAWGAVVLILFLISIATAFIGLIVVFPVLGHATWHAYRAIRTEERQEGDSERMFIRPA
- a CDS encoding recombinase family protein, with the translated sequence MQFVTYLRVSTERQGQSGLGLEAQRAAVAAHVLDRGEVVAEFVEVESGKRADRPELARALAAAKRAGAVLLIAKLDRLARNVAFIANLLESGVEVTAADMPEANRFVLHIMAAVAEQEGRAISERTKAALAAAKARGVKLGWSIPERASEQRQAARKGAAVNKARALAHAENVLPVVEQIRAGGASLRQIAAELNARGIKTARGGKWHATTVRNILSAENRAEVCAA
- a CDS encoding IS256 family transposase: MTDDRMTLIELVEKQADGDLVREMLAFAAERIMEAEVEERTGAAKGARSPLREVQRNGYRDRDWDTRAGRIALEIPKLRKGSYLPSFLEPRRTAEKALVAVIQEAYVQGVSTRSVDDLVKAMGAGGMSKSQVSRLCVEIDERVNAFLSRPLEGAWPYLWLDATYVKVREGGRIVSRAVIIAVAVNEDGKREVLGVATGPSEAETFWTDFLRSLADRGLRGVKLVVADDHKGLRAAARRVFDATHQRCRVHWMRNALAHAPTKQRTAVAAMLKTIFAQENKADAEAQWEVVADALREKQARLGTLMDVSRDDVLAYMDFPREHWAQIASTNPLERVNREIKRRSDVIGIFPNDEAIIRLVGALMLETNDEWTVARRYMSLESLARVTDNPDIRLSAVAT
- a CDS encoding HigA family addiction module antitoxin, whose protein sequence is MGLMTDPCHPGEILKHEFLEPLGVSAIGLAKVIGVPRTRVERLVKEQTAVTPDTALRLSKALGTTPEFWINMQANFDMASARKTVDVSDIEPLVAA
- a CDS encoding type II toxin-antitoxin system RelE/ParE family toxin gives rise to the protein MIQSTKGKLIQDILANKAGKGFPAGIMKVARRKLTMLDAASKLEDLRVPPANRLEALQGDRKGQHSIRVNDQWRFCFVWTESGPADVEFTDYH